The genomic DNA CGCGGCCTATCACGGCGGCGAGGCGGAGCTCTGGGAGCACATGGCGCTCGCCCGCGCCCGGGTCGTCGCCGGCGACGCCACCCTGGCGGCCGACGTCACGGCCGCGATCGCCGGGATCCTCCGGCAGCCGCGCGAGACCGCCGCCGTCTGCGCCGAGGCGGGGGCGATGCGGGCCCTGGTCGCGCGGGAGCGGGGCCATGCCGGCCCCTACGACCTGAAGCTCGCCCCCGGCGCGCTGTTCGACCTCGACTTCCTCGCCCAGGCCATCGTGCTGAGCCAGGCCCATGACTGGCCCGGCTGCATCGGCCTCGGCGCGGAGGCGCTGTTCCGGGCGGCGACGGCGCGCGGCCTCCTGCCCGCGGCGGCGGGCGAGGCCCTCGCCGAGACCTACGGGTTCCTCGACGCCGTCTACCAGTGGCAGCGGCTCGTGATGGCCGATCCCGCCGCCGAGCCGTCCGAGACCGCGTCCCGGCAGATCGCTAAGGCCGTGGGCCTCCCCGACGCGCGCGGCCTCGCGGCGGAGCTGCGCCGCCACCGCCGCCGGAGCCAGGCCCTGCTGGCGCAGATCCGGCGGACGGTGCGGCTGCCGTCGCGGATGCCGGCCGCCGCGCGGGAGCCCCCGGAGCGCCCATGAGGTGGCGCTCCGGCCGGAGGCCGTCGACAATCCCCCGCCGGTCGGGCATTCAGGGCGGTCTTGGGAGGCACCATGACGGGCGCGGCGACGATCTCGGGGCCGGAGCGTGAGCGGATCGCCGCGGCGCTCGCCGAGATCGCCTGCGCGGCGGGGGAGATCCTGCGCCGCTACCACCGGGGCCCCTGCCCTCACGCCCTGAAGCCGGACGGCTCCCCCTCCAGCGCCGCCGACGTCGAGGCCGAGGACCTGATCGTCGAGGCCCTCGCCGGGCGCTTCCCGGGAATCGCGGTCGTGGCCGAGGAGCGCGCCCAGGGCGACGCGACCCGCCCGGCCGACCTCTTCTTCCTCGTCGACCCCCTGGACGGCACCCGCGACTTCCTCGCCGGGACGCCGGACTACTCGGTCAACATCGCGCTCGTGTCCGGCGCCCGCCCGGTGGCGGCCGCCCTCGCGGCCCCCGGTCTCGGCCGGGTCTGGTGGGCCGGCCCCGCGACCCTGGAGGGTCCTGTGGTCGCGGGCCGGCCGGGGGCCGGGCGGCCGGTCCGCGCGCGGCCGGTGCCGGTGGCGGGCCTCGTCGCCCTGGGCAGCCGGCGGCACGGCGATCCCGAGACCGCCACCTGCCTCGCCGCGCTGCCGGTCGCGGAGACGCGCCAGGTCGGGTCCGCCCTGAAGTTCGCGCTGATCGCCGCCGGCGAGGCGGACATCTACGTCCGCTGCGGCCCGACCATGGAATGGGATACGGCCGCGGGCGACCACATCGTCGCGGCGGCGGGGGGCCGGGTGGTGGTGCCGGGCGGCGGCCCGATCCGCTACGGCCAGCACGGGCCCGATCACCGCAACGGTCCCTTCGCGGCCCTCGGGGACCCGACCCTGGCCCCGCGGCTCGCCCTGCCGGCCCGCGCGGCCGGCCGGCCGGCGGCGCCGCTCAGCGCGGCGCGTCCGTAGGCGGGGCGTCGGGCGGGACATCCTGCAGACGGCTCACGGCCGGCCAGGCCGCCTCCGCCTGGCGGGCCAGGTCGGGCTCCGCCAGGAACCGGGCGCGGCGCCCGGCATCCCGGAACAGGTACAGGCGCTCGCCGATCACCGCGAAGACCAGGGGATCGGCGTCCACCAGCCGGCCCTCCAGGATCCCGGCGGCGTCGTAGCCCCCGAGGCGCGGGGCGTAGGCGGGCGGATCGTCCCGGAAGGCCGCGCGGTTGGCGCCGCTGGAGAAGCGCCAGACCTGGCCGCCCCAGGACAGCTCGAACCGGGCCAGACCGGCCTGCGGCCCGCCCTCCAGGAAGTAGCTGACCGGATCGAAGCCGTTGAGCGTCAGCAGCTCGATCCGGGTCCGGGCCGGCAGGCCCTCCTCCGCCGCGGCGCGGCCGGGGGCGAGCCCCGGCAGGGCCGCCAGCGCGGCGGACAGCCCGGCCGCCCGCGCGAGCGTGAGCGCCGCCTTCGGGATGATCGCGCCCGACCGTCCGAACGCGGGGAGCGCACGGGCTGCGGGGTCAGGACGCGTTAACCACATCTTGCGGATTCCCTCAGAAGCTGGTCCGACTCATCCGCCCGGCGCGGCCTCTGCCGGCCCGGCGGGACAGAGCGGCACAGGTCCGTCGCACGAACGGTTAATCGAACCGGGCGAGGAGG from Methylobacterium radiotolerans JCM 2831 includes the following:
- a CDS encoding 3'(2'),5'-bisphosphate nucleotidase CysQ family protein translates to MTGAATISGPERERIAAALAEIACAAGEILRRYHRGPCPHALKPDGSPSSAADVEAEDLIVEALAGRFPGIAVVAEERAQGDATRPADLFFLVDPLDGTRDFLAGTPDYSVNIALVSGARPVAAALAAPGLGRVWWAGPATLEGPVVAGRPGAGRPVRARPVPVAGLVALGSRRHGDPETATCLAALPVAETRQVGSALKFALIAAGEADIYVRCGPTMEWDTAAGDHIVAAAGGRVVVPGGGPIRYGQHGPDHRNGPFAALGDPTLAPRLALPARAAGRPAAPLSAARP
- a CDS encoding YHS domain-containing (seleno)protein; translation: MWLTRPDPAARALPAFGRSGAIIPKAALTLARAAGLSAALAALPGLAPGRAAAEEGLPARTRIELLTLNGFDPVSYFLEGGPQAGLARFELSWGGQVWRFSSGANRAAFRDDPPAYAPRLGGYDAAGILEGRLVDADPLVFAVIGERLYLFRDAGRRARFLAEPDLARQAEAAWPAVSRLQDVPPDAPPTDAPR